A genomic segment from Clostridia bacterium encodes:
- a CDS encoding Asp23/Gls24 family envelope stress response protein, whose translation MALDQTNKGGDKSIRISDEVIASIAAIAIQDIAGVVKNTDSGKLNSKKLTKNVKSEVKDGGIVVDMDVAVEYGTNIPEIAWEIQRKVKKAVESMTGLSVLRANINVKDVKLPEELTDAEGNKE comes from the coding sequence ATGGCTTTAGATCAGACCAACAAAGGCGGCGATAAATCCATACGCATTTCAGATGAGGTTATTGCATCCATTGCAGCGATTGCGATTCAGGATATTGCCGGTGTTGTAAAAAACACGGATTCCGGAAAATTAAATTCTAAAAAGCTTACAAAAAATGTTAAATCTGAGGTAAAAGACGGCGGCATTGTAGTAGATATGGATGTTGCGGTGGAATATGGAACGAATATACCTGAGATTGCCTGGGAAATTCAGCGCAAAGTTAAAAAAGCTGTTGAGAGTATGACTGGGTTGTCGGTTCTGCGTGCGAATATTAATGTAAAGGATGTTAAATTGCCTGAAGAGCTGACCGATGCAGAAGGAAATAAGGAGTAA